One genomic window of Canis lupus baileyi chromosome 24, mCanLup2.hap1, whole genome shotgun sequence includes the following:
- the SPATA3 gene encoding spermatogenesis-associated protein 3 isoform X2, which translates to MEPGDGSSGAESPQQARAQCLEGHGQMLLFGELWKQECGLQDVLEQAPAHLCARPSSTRASSGHSSSSNRAPRRPKRPGDSLRNSAHCPAAKSRRCAQTTPGDRVSDSCGPTSLLFLFLLPWQLCLLASPGPVSQPHL; encoded by the exons ATGGAGCCTGGGGACGGGTCCTCCGGGGCCGAGTCGCCGCAACAGGCCCGGGCCCAGTGCCTCGAGGGCCACGGCCAGATGCTGCTGTTCGGGGAGCTCTGGAAGCAGGAGTGCGGCCTGCAGGACGTTCTGGAGCAGGCCCCGGCCCATCTTTGCGCCAGGCCCTCGTCCACCCGAGCCTCGAGCGGCCACAGCAGCTCCAGCAACCGCGCCCCGCGGCGGCCCAAGCGCCCGGGCGACAGCCTGCGGAACAGCGCCCACTGCCCGGCCGCCAAGTCCCGGCGCTGCGCCCAGACGACGCCCGGCGACAG GGTCTCTGACTCGTGCGGGCCCACGAGCCTTCTGTTCCTGTTCCTCTTGCCCTGGCAGCTCTGCTTGCTGGCGTCGCCTGGGCCTGTGTCACAGCCGCATCTTTGA
- the SPATA3 gene encoding spermatogenesis-associated protein 3 isoform X1: MRKGKRKKPESRRRGSTPQQASSEATPQQANSEATPQQASSEAIPLHTSSESTSQQPSPGSTPQPSSESTPQPPAPQAVPAPETNPLTRSLVPQDTNTKASSRSRKTGSLTRAGPRAFCSCSSCPGSSACWRRLGLCHSRIFDVLLPRAWPTMPGRGSPSLLTFYRKPTRKHSSHRNSRAPSSQDCCCGSGGPRSCVLHH; encoded by the exons ATGAGGAAGGGCAAAAGGAAGAAGCCAGAGTCCAGACGCCGTGGCTCCACCCCACAGCAGGCCAGCTCCGAGGCCACCCCACAGCAGGCCAATTCTGAGGCCACCCCACAGCAGGCCAGCTCTGAGGCCATCCCACTGCACACCAGCTCTGAGTCCACCTCGCAGCAGCCCAGCCCGGGATCCACCCCGCAGCCCAGCTCTGAATCCACCCCCCAACCGCCTGCACCCCAGGCTGTCCCAGCTCCCGAAACCAACCCCCTCACCCGGAGCCTGGTGCCTCAGGACACTAACACAAAAGCATCCTCTCGATCCAGGAAAACAG GGTCTCTGACTCGTGCGGGCCCACGAGCCTTCTGTTCCTGTTCCTCTTGCCCTGGCAGCTCTGCTTGCTGGCGTCGCCTGGGCCTGTGTCACAGCCGCATCTTTGATGTCCTCCTTCCTCGGGCCTGGCCGACCATGCCAGGGAGAGGATCCCCAAGCCTCCTCACTTTCTACAG AAAACCTACAAGAAAACACTCAAGTCATCGTAATTCGCGTGCTCCGAGCTCTCAGGACTGCTGCTGTGGCTCTGGGGGCCCTAGGAGCTGCGTATTACATCATTGA